The following is a genomic window from Desulfofarcimen acetoxidans DSM 771.
CTTGGGTAATACTATTCAGGAAATTACTGCTGTCAAAACAGGCATCATCAAATCTGGAATTCCGGTGGTAACCTCGGCCAAAAACCCGGAAGCGCTAAAAATTATTGAGGCTGCCTGCCGGGAAAAAGCAGCTCAGTTAACTGTTGTCGGAAACCAAGTGACTGTGGAACAGAAAGAGTTTTCCACTGCCGGACAGAAATTTTCTATATTCACTGACAGTAACCACTATGAGGATTTGACCTTGCCGCTTTTGGGGCGACATCAAATAACCAATGCCGCAGGTGTTGTGGCGGTAATTGAGGTACTGCAGCAGTTGGGTTATACTATACCGAAAGAAGCAGTGCACAGCGGTCTGGCTAAAACCGATTGGCCCGCCAGACTGGAAATTATGCGTCAGAAACCGACCGTCCTGATCGATGCCGCCCATAACCTGGACGGGGTGCAAAGCTTAAAGCAGGCTCTTTTGGATTATTTCCCCTCTAAAAAAGTAACTTTGGTTTTAGGCATGCTGGGCGATAAGGAGCGTTCAAAGGTAGTAGCTGAATTAACACCGCTGGCTGAAGCAGTGGTAATCACCAAGCCAAACAGTCCCAGAGCCGGTGATTGGGAACTGCTGGCAGATGAGGCCAGGAGGTTTACGGATAAAGTTACCTTGATTGAAAATATCACTGAAGCGGTTGACGCGGCTATGAGTATGGCCGGGGAAGAAGATTTAGTCTGTATCACCGGGTCTTTTTATATGGTGGCTGAAGCCCGCGAGCATGTTATGCATTAGTGCTTAATAATTATGATTAGTTCATCCATCTATATTACTCGTTTTTCGAGTCAATTAGAAAATAATTAGATTTAGCCATATCCATATTTACTATTTTGTATTAAAATATTAAGCTTGGGGTTATTGTAAAGGCAGTCTTCCTATCAAGCAATAATTCACTGATGTTATATTTTGTTCTATTATTCTTGCTATAACTGCCTTTAAGAACCTCAATATTATTGTTGCCAGGTACCGTATTTTTTTTCTATAAAAACTTTTCATTGTCCAGTCATTAATATGTCGAATTTTAATCTCTATAGGAGCATCTCCCATAGAGATTCGCTGTGTTCCTGAACAGTGATTTGCTCTGCTCAGGAGACATCAGCCTGAAAAGTTTTCCTGGCTGAGTAGTAATCATTGTCGTCTTCTCTGAAATTCCAGCAATCCGCAACACCACTTATGCTGAGATGAGGTTCCTTATATCTTTGTTGCTCCTGCCACTCTCCATAGCTATTAGGTTCATATCCTATAGCACTACCCGCATTGTTATTTACTCTCATCTGTCTATCTCTATGATAACTATTTGCAGGACATTTTGGTGCGTTAACCGGTATCTGATGATGGTTGACACCAGGTCTATATCTTCGCGTATCGCCATAAGAGAACAATCCGCC
Proteins encoded in this region:
- a CDS encoding bifunctional folylpolyglutamate synthase/dihydrofolate synthase, which produces MEYKEAMNYLENLTKFGFNFGLGRIEELLRRLGNPHTKIKAIHIGGTNGKGSTTAMLSAVLKEAGLRVGMFTSPHLHSYTERYRINGEPVGQERIAKMITRLRPHLEDMVREGFEHPTEFEAGTAMAFLYFAEEKVDLLLLEVGLGGAIDSTNVITPVVSVLTNIAMDHMDYLGNTIQEITAVKTGIIKSGIPVVTSAKNPEALKIIEAACREKAAQLTVVGNQVTVEQKEFSTAGQKFSIFTDSNHYEDLTLPLLGRHQITNAAGVVAVIEVLQQLGYTIPKEAVHSGLAKTDWPARLEIMRQKPTVLIDAAHNLDGVQSLKQALLDYFPSKKVTLVLGMLGDKERSKVVAELTPLAEAVVITKPNSPRAGDWELLADEARRFTDKVTLIENITEAVDAAMSMAGEEDLVCITGSFYMVAEAREHVMH
- a CDS encoding catalase, with the protein product MDFNQFKTIKIIENCFAEVEQAAFNFANIVPGIGFSPDKMLRGGLFSYGDTRRYRPGVNHHQIPVNAPKCPANSYHRDRQMRVNNNAGSAIGYEPNSYGEWQEQQRYKEPHLSISGVADCWNFREDDNDYYSARKTFQADVS